From the genome of Prunus persica cultivar Lovell chromosome G8, Prunus_persica_NCBIv2, whole genome shotgun sequence:
atgaaccAAGAATTGAAGAACTCTCCACAAAATTCattctattatatatatatatatatatatatatatatatatatatatatatcatctaTACACTGATCTGGTAGTACACAGAAAAACTTCCTAAAGTAGATGATCATCACAGAAGAATTGCAAAATCAACAAattgaaagaagagaaaaaagaaattatgggTTGTTCTTCTGTGTATAGATATAATCAATATGAGCCGCAAGCGTTCTTCTCATGAGGCACTCTTCTTCCCCAACTCCCTCACAGCTTTCCTCCACCATGGCCTTTTCTACTTCAACATCCTTCAACTGAAAAAACAATATCATAAAGAGAACAAAAGATTAGCAAAAACCCAGAAATATTTCATCACAAAGTTACTAGCTTATTTATAATATGATTTGGGCTGAAATAGCTTAATTAGttgattaattattaattaccTCATCTTGAGCTTTCATTGCATTGGCATCAAAAGCTGAAGGCAACGGCCGAGCTGCGGAGGAGCTTAATGAGAGGAAGAGGATGAGGGCTATGAAGCAGAGGCTGGTGAGCTTGGAAGCCATGTTTTTGCTTTGCACTTTGCAGATTCTAAGACGATGAGCTTTTGTAGTTTGTGAGGATGGGACTGTGTGgaagactatatatatataggaagcTGCAGGTCATCACAAGGGCAAATgtagaattttaaaatgaattgGATGATCGCTACTGCCCACTAGTCGTTGACCACTTTAAGAATATCTAGAAGATTATTAGCCGCAATTGATTTAAGTGGATCAAATGTGGAAATGTATTTAAGCAAGTGGATTTTAtgtgtactcaattaattttttattctttcttttgtaagAACAGGAAATTCGAATTTAAGATTTCTTCTAATAAATTGAACTGATCTATAGTATCGTTAACCTTGCATTATTAGCAAATTTTCACAATCGGCTTAATAGGTAGGGATAAAGAGAGCACACTCCAATGTTATTCCTCATTTAAACTTTGTATGATTATATGTTGCGTTTTATGTGATTGTGCATTACATATACTAAATTACAGTTATTAAGAGAAATAAAATAGTTATCAAGGGCCCGCTTATCCGATATGCTCCTTGTTCCATAGGGATGGGAATAGTCATTGCAAATTCAGACCCAATTCGCGTCGTTACCATCCCTAATCCATTacctaaattttattttatttttgtccctATACAACCCCaatagcttttctttttctttttttattaaaaaaatattatattgagTAGACTAATAGCTAATTGTTTATTCAAATTCTTTCGATTTCGTGTGTAATTTACGCATGGCTAACAAAAGAAGTAATTAATATTGTTGAGTTTATTAAATCCCCATGTTCATAATAGGCATGGCCAACTCGTTcatagttttttaaaatgtaaatATACCTAGTACGGTCAGCTAAGCTTAGCTAAATGATGCCGTGTTGGCGTAGCACCCTGCATGtgaacaaacaaatattctccgCGGGATGTCACGGTTTAACATTCACGCGTTGACAAAAGCTAAAAACACGCAACAATGCCTCTAGAATTTGGATCTTGTCTTGATTTAAACTAATTAAGAAATTATGCCATAATTGGATTAGTCCAAAATTAGCGTACCTGTCCCTCCAATGTCACCTGGATTCTGGAGGAAACTTCCCAGCTGATATTGTTTTGTCACCTTCTGAATGTTTAATTAAAGGATTAAAAAGTGTTGAGAGTATTTATCTcacattgaaaagttaagGGACTTAACCTGGATTTATAAGAAGTTGGGCTACTCCTACCATTAtcaattggttttggagtgaaacctcaactttctttatggtatcagagcaaggcTTCACGTGTTAGGGCCAATGGCCACACGTCacccaatatgtgttgtcCGCGTATTAAGTTTGAAAGTTCGCTACACATGCAGTGGTGTTTAAAAATACAACCCCAATGTTCGGTTTTTAAAAGTCAACATCAACAAATCATAATTTGACACGTATTGATTAATTATCTTAAAAAGTGCAAGTCAAAATGTATGTGCACTATTATGATAACTCTCAGCATGCTCATTTGCTTATGGAATAGAACCCATGAGAATTTATGTTGGGGGGGTTGTGGTCGTTTagtcaaataaaaattctCCTTATAAAGTGTAGGCAATTTTTGTCAAATAAAAATGTAGACCATTCTTTTGGCAACAACTTTTAGTTGTTGGCTGTTGGTGGGGATTGGGTGGCTTGAAAGTATAAAGAGAAAAGTATAGAGTCTAATAGGCATGACAATTGGTGGTAATGAAAGAAGCTTCTTTTGGTCATCTTTTCAAGCTTGCAGCAGCCTTTTAGCTTTAGGCGAATCTAAGCTGTTAGATCACTATCCAGACCTAAACATTTTCATGGcctttttattctttcatgAAGCATGGAGGGGAAaattataactttttttttaaaaatacaatcGATATTAGGGGAGGGGAAAATCGAACTTAAAACCTCATTTATAGGAGTAATTGTTCTTAACCGCTTGAGCTACAAGCCCCATGcgaaaattataatttagttATGAGCTTGGTGGAAATCACATTGAATTTTGCTGGCTCACAAAAGCTCACCAATATGGGAGTGAATTATAAACCGTCCTAGAAAAGTAGTGCGGAAACCATAAGCAAGAGGGCTAACATAAGTAATGGGTTTTACTAAAATCTTCcgaaaaaagtcaaaaacaatGAATTAACATTGACTAGACTAATTTCTGATCCATTGTATGAAGAATTCGCTTCTAGTACATTGTTGAAATAAGTAGCAAAACTACTATGCAGTGCATAGCATAATTGCATGGGACATGTTGCAGCTATCATTTTCCCAAATTGTATTCTTTGAAATCATGCTTCCTGCATCTTTGTGAGTATAGCTaatattcataaaattttttgTCTCCTAGCTTTTCCCCAGTCCAATGGATGAGTTACAAAACATACGAATATCCGTCGTATGTTTATCAGTCACTAGAAACATTCTTTTCCTTGAAGCACGTCGCTTCGAAAGTCGAAGAGAAGCCCCCAAACCAACTTCAACTTCCCATTTGTGAGCAAAACCACAGAATGGAAGTCATTCTTTTCAGTCCCCTGAGAAACAAAAGGCTCTAGCAGAAATAGAAGCAACGTCTGCATGATTGTGTCAACAATGGAAGGGCAggcaaaagaaacaaaaatgctCAAGAACTCTCAGGCTAGGGAGAGGTTGGAAAAGTAGTCTACAAGCAAGCCTGTTAATGGGGAAAACTAGGTGGAAACAGTACAGCATAATACAGCTAATTCTTAGTAaacgaaaaggaaaatatatattttcctttgtAGGATGAAACCACTACCGAAGTTCAAAGATTGTACTACGGAAAACATATATTTTGGcaacattaaaaaaagtttaaacaCGGGCATAAGCAATTTGTAGGATGAAACAACTACCGACTTTCCCCAACATCGCCAAATTCCCCATCTTCTAGCTCATCGTGATCACCACTTCTACGAGAACCATTCCGATGATCTCTTTTATGTCTTCTATGTCTGCTTTCGGTATCTGATTCATGACCAGGTGCCTGCTACGCAATAACAGTAGGAAACGAGGTAAAATTTATGTCAGtgtttaaataataaatcaaatgaaagGTCACAATTATTCTCAACATACCCGTCTTGATTTCTTGTGGTCACTGCTAGATCCATGAGATCTTTTAGACCGATCATTCTCATTTCCATTGGCATGATCTTCATCACTATGATGGCGCTTCCTATGTTTCTTATTATCGTCTTTCCCAgacctctttttctctttggaaTCATGAATGTCCATTACATCAGCAATCTCACTGTCTAAACCATCTTTCTTAAGGcgttcctctctttctctttcatattctacctctttttctcttctctgcttCGTCCTTCTCCTTTCTCTATCAtctctctccttttccttcttttcctaGAGGGTGTAGAAAATTATAGGAATTCATTGCATTAAATTCAAGGTCTCATATTAATGGACAAGTAATACATGAGAAGCGACTGAAGTTTGCAAGTATCATGCTTTCAGTTCAAAATAATCATACGTAATCAACAATACAACCGGATACAGCATTAAATTAatactcttttattttaactttATTTACTTTCCTTCATTAGTCGCCTGTGCTATTATATAACTCCTTATTTAAGCTAATAAACATTAATCAACTCAGCAAACCCATATTTAAACTCTAAAGGTTCTATTAATGAGAACATAATCCTCTCATATCATTACATTGCATCTAgccatatattattatatcatGTAATCACAACCTCCATTTACAATTTTGGGATTCCTTGTGAACGttctagaaataaaaacaCTCATCATAAAGTTATCTAAAAAATGGTTTATTATCTAAAGAATGGTTTAGAGAACAAAAGTGTGTCTAGTCGTGCAAATAATCATACTCTAGTTGCCAAGAAATAGTTCCTTTgcgtataaaaataaaaataaaacctaaaacctaaaaagtaaaaatcatATATGCATTCACTATTCAGTTCTATTTATACAACTATAATCCCTCAAAACAACACCAAATGCACGCTTAACAACGATTCAAACATGAAACATACAAGTACTCTCATACCAGATGTAAACCCTGCAGGTGTTATATTCCACATTCAAAAGAGAATAACAGCTCATATATCAGACATAGGAACTGATTTAAAAATTGTGATCCAACTAATTAGTACCTTTTCCTCCTTtcgttttctctctttctcttttgcttgTTCTTTCAGTTGCATTACATGCTTATCAAATATCTCCTTGCAGAAGCTCTCTTCACCAATAGCACTACACAAGCATCCAAAATAATCATGCAATAGTCAGTTAGACAACAATGTTATTTGTTAAAGTCTAAGAAACCTAAAACAAACTTGTCCACCGCaatataaattattctaagcttctctttcaaatttcaattctaTGTTCCTTTAaagttttcttcattttccacaattttcttttataccaaaatgtaaaaaataatgtcaacTTGTCAAGAGCCTATGTGTCTCCACTACTGCCCTTAACATCAGCCAGACAGTAGAGATCTCTCAGATATTAAACTCCAGGCACAAAAAGTGAATGTCAGAGATACTTTAGGAGTCATAAAATCATGCTTCTATGGAACAGAAGtcactatataaaattaaaagaaaaacaacaaataacaCTATTATGAACATAAAAGATAATTTGAAGGTGATTtaagttattaataaaatatacctGCACTCTTGACTACCTTCAAGAAGTGATTTGTAGTCCTCCCACTTAGAAGATGGAGTTATCTCCTATAACAAATAATGAATCAGAGAGATGACAAAAATTTAAgcaaaatagagaaaaattaTGTTACTGCTAAACCATTAGGAAAatgagaacatcataatatcataAGTTGGCACACAGCATGCTACACCTTGATAGAAGATAAGAGATGAGAGAAGTCATCTGCAAGACGTTTACGTTTTTTAGCTTCTTtctcctccttctccttcaCTCGTTCCAATAACTCATCAAAAACTAGCTGCAAGGCAGTTGAAAATCACACTAGATCATTGTGACACATAGTACAATGACAAGGAACTTACTGTAGACGCTACAGTGTAAGATGAaaccaaacataaaaataaccaatccataaatgaattttatcaACAGAAAAGAGCCTTCAATAGATCAGCCCTTTTTCCTTGCCACGTGGAAACTTCCCTGGTGAAGCCACTTACATTCATTAACACTTTAAACAtcacatataaaaaaaatatggttgCACAAGGATGTTTTCCTAGTGTCCTATTCATTGCAACTTCTTGAAtgcttataagttataactaCCTCATCCCAGAGAGTACTGCACAGTTCATCATCTAACATATATCCGGGCAACTTGACTGGCAAAGACTGGAACTTTGGAACAATGGCATCAATTTAGACTAAGAATGCACATAGTAGCTTCATCATGACTAAGGAATTATATCTGAGGTTGGAAATGGAGTTAATTAGCAGCCTTGTTCTAGCTTCTCTGCAATACTTTCTTTGGATTTTCTGAAAAAATAGCGCATTGTCTGAAGTGTAGGCTTTTCCATGAGCAACcatttagaaattttgacAAAGAAATACTTGTTACCTAAAAATCATGTTGTGGCAACAGGTCCAAGGAAGTTTCCATAGTTTTCttgccaaaaaaattcaaaatcattGGACCACAAGATAATTTGTAGGAGATTCATCAAGCTTACTTAAATGATTCTTAAGAGCAATGACCACAAGATGAAAGCTGATGTCCATTAAAGACTTCTAGAAATGCAAATGTCATCATCTTTGTGTGAAGTTTATACGTACCTTTAAGTTGGCATCTGATATGGGTGGAGAGCCAATATCATTTGATATAACAGTTTTGAAGTCTTCAAGCTTCCAGGTTGATGTAAGCATGACCTAAACACAATCTCACATTAGATATCTAACGATAGTATAAAACGGAAACAAGAAAAGTCTGACAAATCAAACCTTTCCCAACTTCACGGCATCCTTGATTCGAGTTTTGTCCTCATGATACTGTAGAAAACAGGCAGATTTATCGTTAAAATTTatgttataaattaaataaattaaattaaatattgccacaggaaaagaaagaaggaaattcTATTGCAATGTAATTACAGAATCAAATTTTACATAGTTTAAACAGGGACCCAAAACATGGAAACCTGAACACAGTAAATTTATATGGAAAGGACAACAGATTGTTGGTCTTTGGACTGCAAAGATAGAGTTATAGACCTATTTAATATAATCAGAAGTACAAAATGGCAAGGTACAGTTCAAGTACTTGTTTTTGTAGTTCCTCAACAACATCTTCAAACAAATCTTTCGGAGTTGAACCAGAGGTGTTTGATGCAACTGCAAGATATGTAGGTAGGTCTTTAACCTAAAAGGACAAAAGcacaaaaacagaagaaaagaagaaaaacagggaGTTAAGTACATTAGAGAACAACATGAATCAGCTAAATTAAcatttaaaagtaaaaatgaaaaggtTTCTTAACCTTCATGCAATAATCACGCCAGTGAGATTTAGCCGTAAGAGTGCCTGCAGCAAGATGCTCTTCCATCAATTTGCGGAAGTCATCACGGTTTTTACGTTCTGTCTTTCTCAATTCTTCCTGTGCCCCAAGAAAGCCCcagataaaataaaagtccatttaaaaataaacacagATCTATATCAACAGAGTCGAACAATAAAGAACCTTCTGTATCCTCCTCtgctcctcctcttccttctctAGATCCCGCAGATATTCCTGTGACAACATTTTAAAATAAGCTTCAAAGTCCAGTTGAAGTATCACTAGCTAAATGAGGAATTTACCTGGAAAATTTCCAAACGATCAATTTTTTCAAGACGTGAACATCTCTCATCAGCCTCTAAACGATCTTGAACTTTTCGCCACTGGCTGCTTGCCTAAATGAGAAGGTGATTCCAAGATGTATAAGTTTTGATGGCAAAAGAAACCCATGAATACAAAAGAAACATGCTAAAAGAGAACCTTGATGAAGTCACAAGATTCCAAGAATTGCCTGTATTCCATTATATTGTGCTTACGTTCCTCCATTGCCTTTGCTCGTTCCTGACCAAAATCCAGTTTAACAGCAGTAAGAACATATATACTTAAAATCCATGATCTTCAAAGTACCAAATGACAATGGGCATCAAATGCTAATCTAAACTACATCTGCACTAAGTTATTTGTTACCTTCACCATGAGGATGTTATAGTCAAGAAGTTTGGATGAAAGAGAAATGGTAAGGTTAAGGTTGCAACACCTAATTTATGAGGTCAGTCTATGTAAAGCTCTTATTGTCAGCTAAGAATAGCCATTAAAAATCAAGCTTTAAAATGAGGAAAACTCAATAGATCCGACTTCTTATGCACACTGGAGAACACCCACAAATGGACAAAAAGTCATGTAGTTTGACTCAAATATAAGGTTATGGAGGTCAACTCAGGCTCAATAGTTAGATCAGGAAAGGATTCCTCAGTAAAATCCCAGCTTAAAGTTGCTGAATGCAATGTACATTTTTGTAACTAAGGCTGCAACATGCATGGAAATGTTACAAACAGAGGAGAACAGTCAAGATATCAGGAACTTACTTTCTTTTGGAGTTCCTCTACATAGTTTTCAAACATATCCCTGCGATCTCTATCTCGTTCAACAGCTTTGAAGCGTTCATCGTGTTCAAATATGCTCTCTACTTTTCTGTATGATAATTTAACCATCCGCATTAACCAACCATTGCATATATTATAAACAGAATATTAAATATTGATATAAGGAAAAACAAACCCCCATCTTGTGGACGATGTTAACTCTGAGCATTCCTGCAAGGATTTCATGacataaataagaaaaggaaacaaggaAATTTCTATTCAGAGAGAGAAGAATCTTTCAAGGAGTATATAACGTACTTCCAACATTTTTTTGAAttcttcccttgcctttttCTGTTTGATACGTCTTTCCTCAGCctcttgttttttcctttgtacCAAGAACTGAAACATAATCTCGATTTTAGTGGTTATCTATAGGCATATTGATAACATCATCAGAAGAAACTACAAAGATATAAGTGTATCAAATTGCTAGAATATTTTCAGCattcaaaaacacaaattatATACTCTAACAGTGATATTAAGAATACCAGACGGCAGTAGTCATGATTTAATGGTAACATCAGTCTGTCAAAGACCAAATGCATGGATCCAATATTTGGGAGTGGGCTACTTCATGCCAAATTGATGAAGATTAAGGCAACACCACATCTCCCTCTCAGAATCCCACTCTCATGAAACCATTATTTGGTATATGctataatttcttttattcgCACAACAATGTAAAGACTTGCCTCATTAAAAGCTTGCTTCCGCTCTCCAAGTGTTTTCAGAGCACCATATCTTTTGTCATTAATTATCACCCTCATGGCCTGGTAATATAAAGTGTTATATCAGGTACTTTCccatataaaacaaataaataaaaatagagaaGTTATATGACATAATTAAATTACCCGATCCCAAGTCCAATCAGAACCAATATTGGTAGACTCCAGGAGTGCTTTAAATGCATCTTTAGCctcctaaaaaagaaaacataagttaaaataaaaaagggagtGCCAGGACAGTAACAACGAAAGAGACTGCAATGTgttgaaatttgagaaattaaCAATGAAAGAGACGCAATGTCTTGAAGTAAGAATTTTAGGTTGtaccaatttattttcataactTATGGGTTCCCGATCAACTGGTTTTTCTTCTGATGCAATatcattcattttctttcctgTTACGTCATCCATAGCTTCCTGCAAGGCCTCGCTATATCaagtttcaagaaaagcaCGTCAAGAATTCAATACCACAACTACAGAAGAAACCTAAAAAATACCTCATTCTCCTGTACCAGAACTCCATCAGCAGAACTAACAAAATCCTGAGCTGATAAATTGTTCGAACTTTCCCTACAAAATGAGCACaacaaatttcagattttcaGAATACATACCAAACATACCACCTGCAATTGCAAATGAAAGCACCTAAAACCAGTTAAATGACAGTACATTGGTTCTGCAACAGTATCGTTGATTGTAACAGCAGCTTCTACACTTGACACAGTGGAAGATGGTACAACAACAGGTGTGTGAACTCCATTGGGATTTTCTATTACAGGAGAAGCCACAACAGGTGAG
Proteins encoded in this window:
- the LOC18768697 gene encoding phytosulfokines gives rise to the protein MASKLTSLCFIALILFLSLSSSAARPLPSAFDANAMKAQDELKDVEVEKAMVEESCEGVGEEECLMRRTLAAHIDYIYTQKNNP
- the LOC18767898 gene encoding pre-mRNA-processing protein 40A isoform X4, coding for MANNPQFSGLQPLRPPMVGSVDPPRSLPPMSFQFRPVVPAPHSQEFISVASQNFQHVGRGVPLMNVRLPPPTHQPQFSQPMQQLPPRSGQPGHGMLPSQAIPLPVSQPNRNFASELPLPQPNSQGPNNAMPNLGGPRTPLSSSYTFAPSSYGQMPRSFNDSTQYQSISQLHAPNVSSEGQVTPLQYTGERPAVTSSIAPETGVRPNSAGGTVAEWREHTSAEGRRFYYNRRTGLSTWEKPFELMTPLERADASTNWKEFTSPDGRKYYYNKVTKESRWIMPEELKLARELVEKAPVKEMQQEMLVNHHAPVTVSPPVAEADTLVNAAQVASSPVSVAPVIATGDGDVQTAAASRSSTSPVVASPVIENPNGVHTPVVVPSSTVSSVEAAVTINDTVAEPMESSNNLSAQDFVSSADGVLVQENEEAMDDVTGKKMNDIASEEKPVDREPISYENKLEAKDAFKALLESTNIGSDWTWDRAMRVIINDKRYGALKTLGERKQAFNEFLVQRKKQEAEERRIKQKKAREEFKKMLEECSELTSSTRWGKVESIFEHDERFKAVERDRDRRDMFENYVEELQKKERAKAMEERKHNIMEYRQFLESCDFIKASSQWRKVQDRLEADERCSRLEKIDRLEIFQEYLRDLEKEEEEQRRIQKEELRKTERKNRDDFRKLMEEHLAAGTLTAKSHWRDYCMKVKDLPTYLAVASNTSGSTPKDLFEDVVEELQKQYHEDKTRIKDAVKLGKVMLTSTWKLEDFKTVISNDIGSPPISDANLKLVFDELLERVKEKEEKEAKKRKRLADDFSHLLSSIKEITPSSKWEDYKSLLEGSQECSAIGEESFCKEIFDKHVMQLKEQAKEKERKRKEEKEKKEKERDDRERRRTKQRREKEVEYEREREERLKKDGLDSEIADVMDIHDSKEKKRSGKDDNKKHRKRHHSDEDHANGNENDRSKRSHGSSSDHKKSRRAPGHESDTESRHRRHKRDHRNGSRRSGDHDELEDGEFGDVGESR
- the LOC18767898 gene encoding pre-mRNA-processing protein 40A isoform X2 translates to MANNPQFSGLQPLRPPMVGSVDPPRSLPPMSFQFRPVVPAPHSQEFISVASQNFQHVGRGVPLMNVRLPPPTHQPQFSQPMQQLPPRSGQPGHGMLPSQAIPLPVSQPNRNFASELPLPQPNSQGPNNAMPNLGGPRTPLSSSYTFAPSSYGQMPRSFNDSTQYQSISQLHAPNVSSEGQVTPLQYTGERPAVTSSIAPETGVRPNSAGGTVAEWREHTSAEGRRFYYNRRTGLSTWEKPFELMTPLERADASTNWKEFTSPDGRKYYYNKVTKESRWIMPEELKLARELVEKAPVKEMQQEMLVNHHAPVTVSPPVAEADTLVNAAQVASSPVSVAPVIATGDGDVQTAAASRSSTSPVVASPVIENPNGVHTPVVVPSSTVSSVEAAVTINDTVAEPMESSNNLSAQDFVSSADGVLVQENEEAMDDVTGKKMNDIASEEKPVDREPISYENKLEAKDAFKALLESTNIGSDWTWDRAMRVIINDKRYGALKTLGERKQAFNEFLVQRKKQEAEERRIKQKKAREEFKKMLEECSELTSSTRWGKVESIFEHDERFKAVERDRDRRDMFENYVEELQKKERAKAMEERKHNIMEYRQFLESCDFIKASSQWRKVQDRLEADERCSRLEKIDRLEIFQEYLRDLEKEEEEQRRIQKEELRKTERKNRDDFRKLMEEHLAAGTLTAKSHWRDYCMKVKDLPTYLAVASNTSGSTPKDLFEDVVEELQKQYHEDKTRIKDAVKLGKVMLTSTWKLEDFKTVISNDIGSPPISDANLKFQSLPVKLPGYMLDDELCSTLWDELVFDELLERVKEKEEKEAKKRKRLADDFSHLLSSIKEITPSSKWEDYKSLLEGSQECSAIGEESFCKEIFDKHVMQLKEQAKEKERKRKEEKEKKEKERDDRERRRTKQRREKEVEYEREREERLKKDGLDSEIADVMDIHDSKEKKRSGKDDNKKHRKRHHSDEDHANGNENDRSKRSHGSSSDHKKSRRAPGHESDTESRHRRHKRDHRNGSRRSGDHDELEDGEFGDVGESR
- the LOC18767898 gene encoding pre-mRNA-processing protein 40A isoform X3, translated to MANNPQFSGLQPLRPPMVGSVDPPRSLPPMSFQFRPVVPAPHSQEFISVASQNFQHVGRGVPLMNVRLPPPTHQPQFSQPMQQLPPRSGQPGHGMLPSQAIPLPVSQPNRNFASELPLPQPNSQGPNNAMPNLGGPRTPLSSSYTFAPSSYGQMPRSFNDSTQYQSISQLHAPNVSSEGQVTPLQYTGERPAVTSSIAPETGVRPNSAGGTVAEWREHTSAEGRRFYYNRRTGLSTWEKPFELMTPLERADASTNWKEFTSPDGRKYYYNKVTKESRWIMPEELKLARELVEKAPVKEMQQEMLVNHHAPVTVSPPVAEADTLVNAAQVASSPVSVAPVIATGDGDVQTAAASRSSTSPVVASPVIENPNGVHTPVVVPSSTVSSVEAAVTINDTVAEPMESSNNLSAQDFVSSADGVLVQENEEAMDDVTGKKMNDIASEEKPVDREPISYENKLEAKDAFKALLESTNIGSDWTWDRAMRVIINDKRYGALKTLGERKQAFNEFLVQRKKQEAEERRIKQKKAREEFKKMLEECSELTSSTRWGKVESIFEHDERFKAVERDRDRRDMFENYVEELQKKERAKAMEERKHNIMEYRQFLESCDFIKASSQWRKVQDRLEADERCSRLEKIDRLEIFQEYLRDLEKEEEEQRRIQKEELRKTERKNRDDFRKLMEEHLAAGTLTAKSHWRDYCMKVKDLPTYLAVASNTSGSTPKDLFEDVVEELQKQYHEDKTRIKDAVKLGKVMLTSTWKLEDFKTVISNDIGSPPISDANLKLVFDELLERVKEKEEKEAKKRKRLADDFSHLLSSIKEITPSSKWEDYKSLLEGSQECSAIGEESFCKEIFDKHVMQLKEQAKEKERKRKEEKEKKEKERDDRERRRTKQRREKEVEYEREREERLKKDGLDSEIADVMDIHDSKEKKRSGKDDNKKHRKRHHSDEDHANGNENDRSKRSHGSSSDHKKSRRQAPGHESDTESRHRRHKRDHRNGSRRSGDHDELEDGEFGDVGESR
- the LOC18767898 gene encoding pre-mRNA-processing protein 40A isoform X1; amino-acid sequence: MANNPQFSGLQPLRPPMVGSVDPPRSLPPMSFQFRPVVPAPHSQEFISVASQNFQHVGRGVPLMNVRLPPPTHQPQFSQPMQQLPPRSGQPGHGMLPSQAIPLPVSQPNRNFASELPLPQPNSQGPNNAMPNLGGPRTPLSSSYTFAPSSYGQMPRSFNDSTQYQSISQLHAPNVSSEGQVTPLQYTGERPAVTSSIAPETGVRPNSAGGTVAEWREHTSAEGRRFYYNRRTGLSTWEKPFELMTPLERADASTNWKEFTSPDGRKYYYNKVTKESRWIMPEELKLARELVEKAPVKEMQQEMLVNHHAPVTVSPPVAEADTLVNAAQVASSPVSVAPVIATGDGDVQTAAASRSSTSPVVASPVIENPNGVHTPVVVPSSTVSSVEAAVTINDTVAEPMESSNNLSAQDFVSSADGVLVQENEEAMDDVTGKKMNDIASEEKPVDREPISYENKLEAKDAFKALLESTNIGSDWTWDRAMRVIINDKRYGALKTLGERKQAFNEFLVQRKKQEAEERRIKQKKAREEFKKMLEECSELTSSTRWGKVESIFEHDERFKAVERDRDRRDMFENYVEELQKKERAKAMEERKHNIMEYRQFLESCDFIKASSQWRKVQDRLEADERCSRLEKIDRLEIFQEYLRDLEKEEEEQRRIQKEELRKTERKNRDDFRKLMEEHLAAGTLTAKSHWRDYCMKVKDLPTYLAVASNTSGSTPKDLFEDVVEELQKQYHEDKTRIKDAVKLGKVMLTSTWKLEDFKTVISNDIGSPPISDANLKFQSLPVKLPGYMLDDELCSTLWDELVFDELLERVKEKEEKEAKKRKRLADDFSHLLSSIKEITPSSKWEDYKSLLEGSQECSAIGEESFCKEIFDKHVMQLKEQAKEKERKRKEEKEKKEKERDDRERRRTKQRREKEVEYEREREERLKKDGLDSEIADVMDIHDSKEKKRSGKDDNKKHRKRHHSDEDHANGNENDRSKRSHGSSSDHKKSRRQAPGHESDTESRHRRHKRDHRNGSRRSGDHDELEDGEFGDVGESR